GATGTGTCATAAAATGAGTGGGGTTTTCCAAGAACGCGATCCCTTCTAAaatttttagttaatttgtgAGAATAAATTGATTTGTTCGGTCAATTTGCCACTTTCAAAAGTGAATTACTATATCCAGCCTCAAATTCCCACCTCTAGTCCCGTGAAAGGATGAAAATACCCTTTTACCAAATTttaaaattctcaaatcctctcaaactCTCTTGGATCAAATTTATCAACGAAAACATGGATCGGAAGAGGGACGTCAAAGGAAAATGACTAATGTTACGAAATTCTGTTTCATTTTGTTGATTTTTGGACGTTTTGTTTAATCGAATTTGGATTTTTGGGGAATTCGGATTCGTGAGGtagggcgtgaggctatcacacCTCCACCTCTGGTGCgacgtatgaatatcacgccgcACCATAGGtggaggcgtgatagcctcacgccccaccacaggagacggcgtgatattcatacgctgTCTCCTTGGtagggcgtgatagcctcacgccctcACCTATGTGAGGGCGTGATGGCCTCACGCCCGTGTGggcaaaattcaattttttttaaatttaatttagtttttattaattttattttattatttttatttttattttttcccttCCCGGCGCgtgggcgtgtggctatcacgcctcaccttgttgTCGGGCGTGTGGCTGTCATgaccgaccacacggtgagacgtgatagccacacgcccgcgtgacgaaaatgcaaaaaaaaatagtctTTTCCcacccaaaacccatgaaagggcattttcgtcctttcacggggctggGGGTGAGAATTTGGGGCTGAATATAAAAACACCCCTTTCAAAAACATTTTAGTCTTCAgcttaatatttttttgttaaattagttTGAACATTACAAACGTGAGTCGTAGATATAATGATAAATTTTGTTTATAGACCTAACCTAACCTATGAGAAGCtttgagttaattgatttttgACATGGTATCAATTCTCTTATACCAAGTGGTAAATGGTATAAATCCTAATAATAGAATTTCAACACTTAACAAGATGTGCATGTGCTCTAAACACTTCAAGCACATAGGATACTATGGAAACTGATAGTTAAGAATACCTTTTATTACTATCTCTTAGAAAAACGGTTTGTTGAACGAGCACACGTgtagtatattttgtaaaacccaTTAAACACAATTTAATATTTCATAAGGTCCAACCCAATATAAATCCTCCACTAACTCTCAAGTTTCCCATGTGGAATATAAAAAGTTATAAAACAAAGATAATggctaaaaagtcatttcacaTAAAATCTCCAACAATGTGTCTTGTTTTAATGGTTACCGCATCATCACGTTCAGGCATGGTCTACCAAACCTATAGTATTATACTTTCTAAATAAAGtgatatatatttcaatttaggaGGTTAATCATGTTATTTGAGCAACTTCACACATTAATAAGACACTTTGTAAGTTTTGGaatgaattaattttttggATCAAGTTGAGGAAAACCTGATGTGTTAAGTCATTTATTCTATGATTATTGTTATTATAAAGTAGAAGGATTGActattgattaatttcattgcAGTAAAACAGTACAATCATTCTCGGAGAAAATATCAGAACTTGATCAAACAGTAAGGAGGATGATAATCGAAAGCCTGGGTCTACAAAAATACATGGAAGAACACATGAACTCAACAAATTACCTTCTAAGGGTAATGAAATATGAAGGACCTCAAACCCCAGAGACAAAGACAGGCCTCCATGCTCACACAGATAAAAACATAGTGACCatattatatcaaaatcaagTAGATGGGTTAGAGGTCAAAACTAAAAATGGTGAATGGATCAACCTCAAACTCTCACCAGAATCTTTTGTTGTCATGATTGGAGATTCCTTCTATGTAATTAACTTcattaattttgataattttctttaacaatatttaattaattatgctatgatgatgatgatgtatGTATGGTGCAGGCATGGACAAATGGTAGATTATACTCTCCATATCATCGAGTAATGATGAAAGGAAAAGAAGTAAGATATTCAGTAGGATTATTCTCGATTCCAAAAGAAGGGTACATGATAAAAGCACCAGAAGAAGTAATAGATGAAGAATATCCTTTGCTTTTTAAGCCGTATGATCATGTTAAATTCCTTGGGTTTTACTACACTGAAGCTGGACAGAGAGCTCAATCTGCTTTAACCACTTATTGTGGActctaaaatattaatatcttgTGTATCTTTTCTAATGTTTCATTATATCAACATAAGAATAATTAtcaacataataataatatatggtCTTCACATTGTTTATTGCATAATAAAATACTTTTCGGTATTTGACTACAATACTGAATATATTCATGTGTTTTGTTATAACACTGTATTCGTTTatgtataataaaaatattttcctagcactaatttaaattttttattttcaaactaAAAAGTTTATAtgataatctatatataatataaaatagtaacgatagaactgaggtgtcacttcctcagtttttactgataaaaatataatataatatataatatattaattttaattatattattacatttatctgtaaaaaaagattatttaaagtaaatatgaaaataaaataataatatttaatttatatagcatctttatatcattaattgtaattattagattatatttttgttaatatttatatgttaagatgaatccgtgcatcgcacgggccaaaacTAGTAACAatataaatagttataaaaatcataaaaaaaacaaaatataaaaaaaattaaatattcatatataaatatgtttTCAAACATAATATTAATAATCTGAAAGTAAAATCAAAATGGATAAATGGGATGACATAGTCCATTTAATAAACAGGTTGATATGgcttaacaaataaaataaacaagttaACATGACCCACTTGATAAATGGGTTAACATGACAAActatttattaaatgggttatACATGTGTTTTATGTGATTAAttaaatctaattataatttaatttaaacataCTCAAAATTAAACTTCAGTATATTAGAATTCGCATCTTCATTGACTTCACTTTAATGGGGTCTGAAATTTCATAATCTTATTACACTAGAAGAAAAAAGGCGGGGGGTGTGAATATTGAAAAAACGTaacaaaaaaacagaaaaaatgtgaaatacaGAAAGAAAAATCgtcaaaaatgaaaaaacgatcaaatcgcttgtttttctttgtttttgttccgtttaacgtttttctcatttttttagtttttctcattttttcgtatttttcaagtttttttatgttttcatgtttttttatttttcccattttcacgttttttcatttcatttctttttttcttttttaaccattttttatgtgcttcatgtttttttttatgttttttccatttctttcatttatcatgttttcacattttgtttacttttttttttatgttttccatgttttttttttgtttttcatgtATTCCCcgttttttttatggttttaacgttttttcgttttcatcgtctttctattttttataaggtgcaaaaatacttatAGTGTTtccagctaagagcaattttaccctctaACGTTGGCAGTGAAGAGCAATGTTACCCCTgacattgacaagtttggtcaatttcaaatattattataaaatatggatattttgttctttattctgcaccaattgcacgtatgttgattctaaaaaaagatttcatattttttatgatttaataatagaattcaaaattttaaattttaaattcagTTTTTGTCCATATCGTACAAAGTAcaatatcttttttttattcttttcctCATTGAATCATATGTTAGTAAcctgttactaattagtgataaaataacgcacatGTGAACTGTAGATGaaaagattcatgaccgaaaataataattgatgaattatttctcaaattgacctaacttatcaacgttaggtgtaaaattgGTCTTGTTAGACAAACGTAattctgtcttaaggaaactgctaatacaggcctcagatttgtctaactccttccttttaatttctgtttttattgttcatatgttttttctgtgttcgtcttgttttttggttaatcacatctaacatttttaagacagacgtaatCGTTTGTCTAACAATCTTAAGACAGAATTACGTTTGTCTAACAGGTCTTGGCTActaatgttatgggtaaaattacacaattttagatgttaaatataaaatttgtcaTGAGTGTAaatgttagagatatttttgcaccgtattcttttatatatgtatatgttattTCCATTTTTTCACAAATTAAATGGATTAAACGGGTCAAAACCAATTAACAAAACAAAAAGCGGAAAGAAAATTAGGGCTGAGAAAAAGGATTAGGAACAGAGCAGAAGAAATTGATTTAGTATAGCCTCTTCATCATATTAACCAATATAgcctcttttattttatttttttctattcttaCAAGACATAACACTTAATAGAAGAAATTAGTTCTAAGGTTTAATTAACttgcattaaaaaaaaaagatttagaattttttttaagtgtaTAATTTTGAAAAGGTCTAATTAAATCATTTGCTTTAGGGGTCTCCACATATAGAGACAACCTTTGTTGGGAAAATCTTTTACCTTTTGAAAGGGTaagttattttgttaatttttgttTATTACGTTGATCAGAGTAAAAGAATTCATTCAAAACAATCGTGATTAGAATCTCTCCCTATTGAGGAGCTTTCGCCGTAGAAACCAAAATCCCAACCCACCGCCAAGCAATACCCTGCTATTCCCCACCGCCAAAATCCAATCCCACCGCCAAGTAATCCCAACCCCACCGCCAAGCAAATCCCCCTGTAACGCACAAACTCTCATCACCCAATCTACTAATCCCTTTCAAATCGACTTACCCTAATTGTTAATCCACAACCTTCCCCGTCCATCACCGATAACCAATTCGCAACCGCAAAACCTAACTCCCCTTTTCCAGATAAAATCCTCCGCCACCATCATCAACTTCTATACACCTAAAATTCCCCCACCACCAAACACTGCAGCCAAATTTCCTGCAATTTCCAGCAACTCCCTCAAACTTCAGCCGTTTTCCCCAACCGCAAATCCCCTGAGTGTCGCCGCAACCAAACCTAAGCGAGCGCCCTCCTTACAAGCCATCAACAATGGATAACATACCGGACGCCATACAACGGATAACCCTAGAAGACGAAGCTGCTGCTGGACTGATTCTTCAAATCGAAGATACTATTCCCCCCCCCCCCAGACCAACATCCTGGATTCTTATAGGATCCTTCGTGACAACCAGAAGCATTAAGACCCACTTCATGAAAAACGTACTAGCTGACTTGTGGTGCCCATCAAGAGGTATTTGTGTGATGGAACTGGGACCAAACTCCTACCAGTTCGAATTTTTTCATCCAGTTGAAAGAGATAGGGTCCTAAAGGGTGGCCCTTGGACTTTTGAACAGCAACTGTTGCTGTTAGCTCTGCTGGAAGCAGGTCAGGAACCAAAAGCTGTTGAATTACATAGCACTGATTTCTGGATACAGGTAC
The window above is part of the Euphorbia lathyris chromosome 3, ddEupLath1.1, whole genome shotgun sequence genome. Proteins encoded here:
- the LOC136224751 gene encoding probable 2-oxoglutarate-dependent dioxygenase AOP1.2, translated to MGCETPLRLPAIDFSKEELKPGSVEWESVKAQVFKAVEEYGCFEAFFNKVPSDLRKGTIGAIEELFQLPLETKLKNVSKKPFHGYVGQYPQAPLFESMGIDDAILPHNVDALTSALWPQGNPSFSKTVQSFSEKISELDQTVRRMIIESLGLQKYMEEHMNSTNYLLRVMKYEGPQTPETKTGLHAHTDKNIVTILYQNQVDGLEVKTKNGEWINLKLSPESFVVMIGDSFYAWTNGRLYSPYHRVMMKGKEVRYSVGLFSIPKEGYMIKAPEEVIDEEYPLLFKPYDHVKFLGFYYTEAGQRAQSALTTYCGL